In a genomic window of Chryseobacterium sp. G0162:
- a CDS encoding cbb3-type cytochrome c oxidase N-terminal domain-containing protein translates to MKQRTPVVVNILIIIGLLIVFYYLFVQSYAFLASPYFWGTVVIAGILAFIHSAIGDLIENNKFKKLSPEEKAAYLAEKKIPFFKRMYAAAFKKQSDTEEKDILIDHGFDGIMELDNQLPKWWVGLFYFGTAFCIVYIAAYAFTDFAHPLSEYEKEYKEQLASIAIYEASQPPVTIETAKYSADNIAEGKELFKTNCASCHKEDGSGGIGPNLTDNFWINQPEKTLFKNVFHMDWNGSPTNPAMRAFGKNGEVSGAEIEKIAAYVYHINQELPPVTQAQGGAAPQGTEAHWEKE, encoded by the coding sequence ATGAAACAAAGAACACCTGTTGTTGTAAACATCTTGATAATAATCGGACTTTTAATAGTTTTTTATTATTTGTTTGTGCAGAGCTACGCGTTCCTAGCTTCGCCTTACTTCTGGGGAACTGTTGTGATAGCTGGTATCCTTGCCTTTATCCACAGTGCTATTGGAGATTTGATTGAAAACAACAAATTCAAAAAATTATCTCCGGAAGAGAAAGCGGCTTATTTAGCTGAAAAGAAAATCCCTTTCTTCAAAAGAATGTATGCAGCTGCCTTCAAAAAGCAATCTGATACGGAAGAAAAAGATATCCTTATTGACCATGGTTTCGATGGAATTATGGAGCTGGATAACCAATTACCAAAATGGTGGGTAGGTTTATTCTACTTTGGGACTGCTTTTTGTATTGTATATATTGCAGCGTATGCGTTTACAGATTTCGCTCACCCATTAAGCGAATATGAAAAAGAATACAAAGAACAATTGGCAAGTATTGCAATTTATGAAGCAAGCCAGCCACCTGTAACAATAGAAACAGCTAAATATTCAGCTGATAATATTGCAGAAGGTAAAGAATTATTCAAGACAAACTGTGCATCTTGTCACAAAGAAGACGGTAGTGGAGGTATTGGTCCAAACCTTACTGATAACTTCTGGATCAACCAGCCTGAGAAGACGTTATTCAAAAACGTATTCCACATGGACTGGAATGGTTCTCCTACTAACCCGGCGATGAGAGCATTTGGTAAAAACGGGGAAGTTTCTGGAGCTGAAATTGAAAAGATTGCAGCGTATGTATATCACATCAACCAGGAATTACCGCCAGTGACTCAGGCTCAAGGAGGAGCTGCTCCTCAGGGAACTGAAGCACATTGGGAAAAAGAATAA
- a CDS encoding cbb3-type cytochrome oxidase subunit 3 produces MIPQNFKDILSNTENAGFYQTLALIFFMLFFVALVIYVFSKPKKYYKEEEEAPLGEDEDDDFNLKN; encoded by the coding sequence ATGATTCCTCAGAACTTTAAAGATATATTATCCAATACAGAAAATGCTGGCTTCTACCAGACACTGGCTCTGATTTTCTTTATGCTGTTCTTCGTAGCTCTGGTAATCTATGTTTTTAGCAAGCCTAAGAAATATTACAAAGAGGAAGAAGAAGCTCCCCTTGGAGAGGATGAAGACGACGATTTTAATTTAAAAAATTAA
- the ccoN gene encoding cytochrome-c oxidase, cbb3-type subunit I, whose amino-acid sequence METQKFSYDNSIVRAFLYATIIFGFIGFTFGLTAALMLFYPELPEFLFGTDDTTIKSLASGNIQGLINTHGAFGFGRIRMLHTNTVIFAFVCNIVYVGVYYSTQRLLKTRMYSDTLSWIHFWTWQFMIVATFITFFMGINTSKEYAEHEWPIDILIAFSWIIFGANMILTISKRRVRHLYVAIWFYLGTWVAVAMLHIFNNLEVPLSFSGWKSYSAYAGAKDAIVQWWYGHNAVAFVLTTPVLGLMYYFLPKAADRPVFSYKLSIIHFWSLIFVYIWAGPHHLQYTALPAWAQAVGTGFSIMLIAPSWGGMLNGLLTLRGAWDKVRENPILKFFVVAVTCYGMATFEGPLLATKNINKIGHFTDWVIGHVHLGALGWNGFMAFGVIYYLVPIMWRTKIWSVKLANWHFWLGTLGIIFYAVPMYISGFTQGLMWKQFNPDGTLLWKNWLDTVTAIIPYFKMRFLGGIFYISGAILMIVNVIATVRKGSFQKEVPAEAPALANIGNKRKEGEGFHLWLERMPLLLTVLSLFTISIGSMVEIIPTLSLKKSVPTISAVKPYSPLELEGRDIYIREGCNACHSQMIRPFRDEITRFNGKNGQYSKAGEFVYDRPFLWGSKRTGPDLHREGGKNPSSWHYKHMYNPRSTSAGSIMPRYPWLIATNLDRSKMVDKLKLMKNTFDVPYTKAQIDSADKWADNQSAKIVKDIFSEANDLKEAYAKRPQGELEKKEIIALISYLQRLGTDIKTTEIKTASNN is encoded by the coding sequence ATGGAAACACAAAAGTTTAGTTATGACAATAGTATTGTCCGTGCGTTCCTCTATGCGACCATTATCTTTGGTTTCATAGGATTTACGTTCGGGCTTACGGCGGCATTAATGCTTTTCTACCCTGAATTACCTGAATTCTTATTCGGTACAGATGATACAACCATTAAAAGTTTGGCATCGGGTAATATTCAAGGGTTAATAAACACTCATGGAGCGTTTGGTTTTGGTAGAATCAGAATGTTGCACACCAATACCGTGATCTTTGCGTTCGTGTGTAATATTGTTTATGTAGGGGTATACTACTCTACGCAAAGATTATTGAAAACAAGAATGTACAGTGATACATTATCTTGGATTCATTTCTGGACATGGCAGTTTATGATCGTTGCTACGTTCATTACCTTCTTTATGGGTATTAACACTTCTAAAGAATATGCTGAACATGAGTGGCCGATCGATATCCTGATTGCATTCTCATGGATCATTTTCGGGGCTAATATGATTCTCACTATTTCAAAGAGAAGAGTAAGACACCTTTATGTTGCTATTTGGTTCTATCTTGGAACTTGGGTAGCAGTAGCAATGCTTCACATCTTCAACAATCTTGAAGTTCCATTATCTTTCTCTGGCTGGAAGTCTTATTCTGCATACGCAGGAGCAAAAGATGCCATCGTACAATGGTGGTATGGTCACAATGCGGTAGCATTCGTATTGACAACTCCGGTTCTAGGTTTAATGTATTACTTCTTACCAAAAGCGGCAGACAGACCTGTATTCTCATATAAGCTGTCTATTATTCACTTTTGGTCACTAATCTTCGTATATATCTGGGCTGGTCCTCACCACCTTCAGTATACCGCTCTTCCAGCATGGGCACAGGCAGTAGGAACAGGTTTCTCTATCATGCTTATCGCACCGTCTTGGGGAGGAATGTTAAATGGTCTTCTTACCTTAAGAGGAGCTTGGGATAAAGTAAGAGAAAATCCTATCCTTAAGTTCTTCGTAGTAGCTGTTACTTGTTATGGTATGGCAACGTTTGAAGGACCACTATTGGCAACGAAAAACATCAACAAAATTGGTCACTTTACTGACTGGGTTATTGGTCACGTACACTTAGGAGCTCTTGGATGGAATGGTTTCATGGCATTCGGGGTTATCTATTACCTGGTACCTATTATGTGGAGAACAAAAATTTGGTCTGTAAAATTAGCTAACTGGCATTTCTGGTTAGGGACTTTAGGAATTATTTTCTATGCAGTACCAATGTATATTTCCGGATTCACACAAGGATTAATGTGGAAACAATTCAACCCGGACGGAACATTATTATGGAAAAACTGGTTGGATACTGTTACAGCGATCATTCCTTACTTCAAAATGAGATTCTTAGGAGGTATCTTCTATATTTCCGGAGCAATCTTAATGATCGTTAACGTAATTGCTACGGTAAGAAAAGGATCATTCCAGAAAGAAGTTCCTGCTGAAGCACCTGCATTAGCAAACATCGGGAACAAACGTAAAGAAGGAGAAGGATTCCACCTTTGGTTGGAAAGAATGCCATTATTGTTAACAGTATTATCATTGTTTACAATTTCAATAGGAAGTATGGTTGAAATCATCCCTACCCTATCCCTTAAGAAAAGCGTACCTACTATTTCAGCAGTGAAGCCTTATTCTCCGCTTGAACTTGAAGGTAGAGATATTTATATCCGTGAAGGATGTAATGCTTGTCACTCTCAGATGATCAGACCGTTCAGGGATGAGATTACAAGATTTAACGGTAAAAACGGACAGTACTCTAAAGCTGGGGAATTTGTATATGACAGACCATTCCTTTGGGGATCTAAGAGAACAGGACCGGATTTACATAGAGAAGGAGGTAAAAACCCAAGTTCTTGGCACTACAAGCACATGTATAACCCAAGATCAACCTCTGCAGGTTCTATCATGCCTCGTTACCCTTGGTTAATTGCTACTAACTTAGACAGATCTAAAATGGTAGATAAATTGAAGCTGATGAAGAATACATTTGATGTACCTTATACAAAAGCTCAAATTGACTCTGCAGATAAGTGGGCAGACAACCAATCGGCAAAAATTGTAAAAGATATCTTCTCTGAAGCAAATGACTTGAAAGAGGCTTATGCTAAGAGACCTCAGGGAGAATTAGAGAAAAAAGAAATTATTGCTCTTATTTCTTACCTTCAGAGATTAGGAACAGATATTAAAACAACTGAAATTAAAACAGCAAGTAATAACTAA
- the ccoS gene encoding cbb3-type cytochrome oxidase assembly protein CcoS, which produces MDILYLMIVCSVSLAAIFLVVFIVYARKGQFEDDESPAVRILFDDEVKEKDETGDKNKDEKEIGENNKN; this is translated from the coding sequence ATGGATATTCTATATTTAATGATCGTCTGCAGTGTTTCTTTAGCTGCGATCTTCCTGGTCGTATTTATAGTGTATGCCAGAAAAGGGCAGTTTGAAGACGACGAATCTCCTGCTGTCAGAATCCTTTTCGATGATGAAGTCAAGGAAAAAGATGAAACTGGCGACAAAAATAAAGACGAGAAAGAAATAGGAGAAAATAATAAAAATTGA
- a CDS encoding heavy metal translocating P-type ATPase — translation MSENCFHCGQGIEKERILFDEKTFCCNGCKSVYEILNINNLSNFYELNKGAGIRPNDENSTQFDYLDTPEIFEKVTDFSEGNTSLVTFKIPVIHCSSCIWLLESLHTLNPYIKYSQVNFTRKTLQISFNHNDLKLSELANFLTNLGYKPVISLETAEKNVDHLDKSLLVKFAIAGFAFGNGMFLAFPEYVGGEDYWMEHYKGLFRVLMFLLACPVVFYSASDYYKSAWYGLKNKIVNIDVPIVLGIFVLFGRSIYEVATDYGPGYFDTLCGLLFFMLMGKLFQKRTYSALSYDRDYKSFYPIAVTKVDFEGKQENILLSEIKVGDRILVRNQEIIPVDAILINGEGNIDNSFITGESESISKQPGDKIFAGGKQIGSSLELEVIKDVDQSYLTQLWNKEAFKKHETGLDTLTNNISKYFTFIILGIALISGIYWAFIDLEKMFQVVSAILIIACPCALALSAPFTFGHIMRILGRNKFYVKDTLTIEKIAKLDTIVFDKTGTITHRKRSNIKFEGSEISEFDQLNIKTLLKNSNHPLSKSLYEFIEVNDDYFPVEDFQEISGKGYLANVRGNLYKIGSARYNNQEPKNLETAVYISKNNEFLGKFIFKNEYRPKLKDLFKKLTHYKIFILSGDNSSEENQLKELIPNYKGMAFNQSPEDKLNYIKNLQDQNMKVAMLGDGLNDAGALKQSNVGIAIADDTNSFTPSSDVIMNGEKVVTLDNYLNVCKGSITIVKMTFIISFLYNIVGLSYAVTGHMHPLFAALIMPASSITVVTFTTVSTWILGRKYFKKQA, via the coding sequence GTGAGCGAGAACTGTTTTCATTGTGGTCAAGGTATAGAAAAAGAGAGAATTTTGTTTGACGAAAAGACTTTCTGTTGCAATGGCTGTAAGTCTGTTTATGAAATTCTGAATATAAATAATTTAAGTAATTTCTATGAACTTAATAAAGGGGCAGGAATTCGTCCAAACGATGAAAATTCTACCCAGTTCGATTATTTGGATACTCCGGAAATTTTTGAAAAAGTTACCGACTTCTCTGAAGGAAATACCAGTCTTGTCACATTCAAGATCCCTGTAATTCACTGTTCTTCTTGTATCTGGCTATTGGAAAGCCTTCATACGCTGAATCCTTACATTAAATATTCTCAGGTTAACTTCACAAGAAAGACCCTGCAGATCTCATTCAATCATAACGATCTAAAATTAAGCGAACTCGCTAATTTTTTAACGAATTTAGGATACAAACCTGTTATTAGCCTTGAAACTGCTGAAAAAAATGTTGACCATCTTGATAAATCACTTCTTGTAAAGTTTGCGATTGCAGGTTTTGCTTTCGGAAACGGGATGTTTTTAGCATTCCCTGAATATGTAGGTGGAGAAGATTATTGGATGGAGCATTACAAGGGGCTTTTCAGGGTTTTGATGTTCTTATTAGCCTGTCCTGTTGTATTTTATTCTGCTTCAGATTACTATAAATCTGCATGGTACGGATTAAAAAATAAAATTGTCAACATTGACGTCCCTATTGTATTAGGAATATTCGTTCTTTTTGGAAGAAGTATTTATGAAGTAGCAACAGATTACGGACCTGGTTATTTTGACACCCTTTGCGGACTTTTGTTCTTTATGCTGATGGGTAAACTGTTCCAGAAAAGAACCTATAGCGCTCTTTCTTACGACAGGGATTACAAATCATTCTACCCTATTGCTGTAACCAAGGTAGACTTTGAAGGAAAGCAAGAAAATATTCTTCTTTCCGAAATAAAAGTTGGAGACAGAATATTAGTTAGAAACCAGGAAATCATCCCGGTAGACGCAATTCTTATCAACGGAGAAGGAAACATTGACAACAGTTTTATCACAGGAGAAAGTGAAAGTATCAGCAAACAACCGGGAGACAAAATTTTTGCCGGTGGAAAACAGATAGGATCATCTCTGGAACTGGAGGTAATTAAGGATGTTGACCAGAGTTATCTTACTCAGCTCTGGAATAAAGAGGCCTTCAAGAAACACGAAACAGGTCTTGATACTCTAACCAACAATATCAGTAAATACTTTACATTTATCATCTTAGGAATTGCTCTTATTTCCGGAATTTACTGGGCATTCATCGATTTAGAGAAAATGTTCCAGGTTGTTTCAGCAATTCTCATCATTGCCTGTCCTTGTGCGCTTGCCCTATCCGCACCCTTCACTTTCGGACACATTATGAGAATTTTAGGTCGAAATAAATTTTATGTAAAAGACACCCTAACGATTGAAAAAATTGCCAAATTAGATACTATTGTTTTTGATAAAACCGGAACCATCACTCACAGGAAAAGATCAAACATTAAGTTTGAAGGTTCTGAAATCAGCGAATTTGATCAACTGAATATCAAAACATTATTAAAGAACTCCAATCACCCTCTTTCTAAATCACTTTATGAATTCATTGAAGTGAATGACGATTATTTCCCAGTGGAAGACTTCCAAGAAATCTCAGGAAAAGGATACTTGGCAAACGTAAGAGGAAATCTTTATAAAATTGGTTCTGCCCGTTATAACAATCAAGAACCTAAAAACCTAGAAACCGCTGTTTATATCAGCAAAAACAATGAATTCTTAGGCAAGTTTATCTTTAAGAATGAATACAGACCTAAACTTAAAGATCTATTCAAGAAACTCACCCACTACAAAATATTTATTCTGAGTGGAGATAATTCCTCAGAGGAAAATCAGCTTAAAGAGCTCATTCCAAACTACAAAGGAATGGCTTTCAATCAAAGTCCAGAAGACAAATTGAATTATATCAAAAATCTCCAGGATCAAAACATGAAAGTTGCCATGCTTGGAGATGGACTGAACGATGCAGGAGCCCTAAAGCAGAGCAATGTAGGTATTGCTATTGCCGATGACACCAACAGCTTTACCCCTTCTTCTGACGTTATCATGAATGGTGAAAAAGTAGTGACTTTAGACAACTATCTGAATGTCTGCAAAGGCTCCATCACCATTGTGAAAATGACATTTATAATTAGTTTTCTTTACAATATCGTTGGGTTAAGTTACGCAGTTACAGGGCACATGCATCCGCTGTTCGCTGCTCTCATCATGCCAGCAAGCTCCATCACGGTAGTCACATTTACGACAGTTTCAACATGGATACTGGGTCGCAAATACTTCAAAAAACAGGCTTAA
- a CDS encoding Crp/Fnr family transcriptional regulator: MPQEQQIAIEERFARVFNDKSFKERLSSADFEKYINGKKRLSFQKHDTIFEDGETPKGVFVLEKGAAKLSKSGAFGKDQILRFIKEGDIIGYRSLLCGENFQAKAEAMTDIECVFLPADIFMYLLEVDPQLSFVMLQKISYELGESSNTITFLAQKTVRERLAEILLLLEQKLGVDPEGFIKISLTREEIANIIGTATESAIRLISEFKQDSLIEVDGRNIKILNHDKLMKLGHVVL; the protein is encoded by the coding sequence ATGCCGCAGGAACAACAGATAGCCATTGAAGAGAGGTTCGCCAGAGTTTTTAATGATAAATCTTTTAAGGAAAGACTTTCTAGCGCAGATTTTGAAAAATATATTAACGGTAAAAAAAGATTGAGTTTTCAGAAACACGATACTATTTTTGAAGACGGAGAGACTCCAAAAGGGGTTTTCGTGCTTGAAAAAGGGGCCGCTAAACTTTCAAAATCAGGTGCATTTGGAAAAGATCAGATTTTAAGATTTATCAAAGAAGGGGATATTATCGGCTATCGTTCTTTGCTTTGCGGGGAAAACTTCCAAGCCAAAGCAGAAGCCATGACAGACATTGAGTGTGTCTTCTTACCAGCAGATATCTTTATGTATCTTCTGGAGGTGGATCCGCAACTGTCTTTCGTAATGCTTCAGAAAATTTCTTACGAATTAGGAGAATCTTCCAATACTATTACGTTCCTTGCCCAGAAAACGGTAAGAGAAAGGCTGGCTGAAATATTGCTGCTTCTGGAACAGAAATTAGGCGTAGATCCGGAAGGATTTATCAAAATCTCGTTAACAAGAGAAGAAATTGCCAATATTATCGGTACAGCTACAGAAAGTGCCATCCGTCTGATCTCAGAATTCAAACAGGATAGCCTGATCGAAGTTGACGGACGAAATATCAAGATTCTAAATCACGATAAACTCATGAAACTCGGTCACGTAGTTTTATAA
- the panB gene encoding 3-methyl-2-oxobutanoate hydroxymethyltransferase translates to MSVHSEIKKVTTETLRKMKFDKEKITMLTAYDFTTAKMVDAGGVDAILIGDSAANVMAGFETTLPITLDQMIYHAQSVVRGTDRALVVADLPFGTYQSNPEKALESAVRMMKEGGAHAVKIEGGKEISKSIKKIINAGIPVMGHLGLTPQSIYKFGTYKVRAKEEAEAEKLIADAQLLEELGCFSVVLEKIPAELAKKVTESISIPTIGIGAGADCDGQVLVYHDMVGMNKGFSPKFLRRYLDLYTEITGAVSQYVKDVKSVEFPNQNESY, encoded by the coding sequence ATGTCTGTTCACTCTGAAATTAAAAAAGTTACGACTGAAACCTTGCGCAAAATGAAATTCGACAAGGAAAAAATAACAATGCTTACTGCTTATGATTTTACCACGGCAAAGATGGTAGATGCAGGTGGAGTAGATGCTATTTTGATTGGAGACTCTGCAGCGAATGTAATGGCAGGTTTTGAAACTACATTACCTATTACATTAGACCAAATGATCTACCATGCTCAAAGTGTGGTAAGAGGAACCGACAGAGCTCTAGTGGTAGCAGATTTACCATTCGGAACGTATCAGAGTAATCCTGAAAAAGCATTAGAGTCTGCGGTAAGAATGATGAAAGAGGGAGGTGCTCATGCGGTGAAAATTGAAGGTGGAAAAGAAATTTCAAAATCTATTAAGAAAATAATCAATGCAGGAATTCCTGTAATGGGACACTTAGGATTAACTCCACAGTCTATTTATAAATTCGGAACGTATAAAGTAAGAGCAAAAGAAGAGGCAGAAGCTGAAAAGCTGATTGCTGATGCTCAGCTTTTAGAAGAACTGGGATGCTTTTCTGTTGTATTGGAAAAAATTCCTGCGGAATTAGCTAAAAAAGTGACTGAGAGTATTTCTATTCCTACAATAGGAATTGGTGCCGGAGCAGACTGTGATGGTCAGGTTTTAGTGTATCATGATATGGTGGGAATGAACAAAGGTTTCAGCCCAAAGTTTTTGAGAAGATACCTAGACCTTTACACAGAAATTACAGGAGCGGTTTCTCAATATGTAAAAGATGTGAAGAGCGTAGAGTTCCCTAACCAAAACGAAAGTTATTAA
- a CDS encoding RluA family pseudouridine synthase: MKEQIVYEDNHLLVVNKKVGQLVQGDKTGDESLLESIKNFIKIRDAKPGNVFLGLVHRIDRPTSGLVIYAKTSKALSRLTQMVKNREVKKTYWAVVGKEMIPQSQRLVHYLKKNEKNNKAIVFPKATEGAKEAILTYNVIKTLDNYLLLEIDLETGRHHQIRAQLSKTGVPIKGDLKYGSPRSNPDGGINLHARKLEFIHPVTKENIEIIAPVPQNDAVWRACEE; the protein is encoded by the coding sequence ATGAAGGAGCAGATTGTATATGAAGATAACCATCTTCTTGTAGTGAACAAAAAAGTCGGACAGCTTGTACAAGGCGATAAGACCGGTGATGAATCACTATTAGAATCTATTAAGAATTTTATAAAGATAAGAGATGCTAAGCCGGGAAATGTTTTTCTCGGCTTGGTTCATCGTATAGACCGCCCTACTTCAGGCTTGGTCATTTATGCTAAAACTTCAAAAGCACTTTCCCGTCTTACCCAGATGGTGAAGAATCGTGAAGTTAAAAAGACGTATTGGGCAGTAGTGGGAAAAGAGATGATTCCACAAAGCCAAAGATTGGTTCATTATTTAAAGAAGAATGAAAAAAATAACAAGGCGATTGTTTTTCCAAAAGCTACTGAAGGAGCTAAGGAAGCAATCCTGACCTATAATGTTATCAAGACTTTAGATAATTATCTTCTTCTTGAAATAGATCTTGAAACAGGAAGACATCACCAGATCAGAGCTCAGTTATCTAAAACAGGGGTTCCGATCAAAGGAGATTTAAAATATGGATCTCCACGTTCGAATCCGGATGGAGGAATTAATCTTCATGCAAGGAAACTGGAATTTATTCATCCTGTTACTAAAGAAAACATAGAAATCATAGCTCCTGTTCCGCAGAATGATGCGGTTTGGAGAGCTTGCGAAGAATAA
- the thiS gene encoding sulfur carrier protein ThiS has protein sequence MELIINHTRKTFDVLPENLEALLAMELPGKKKGIAVALNNRIVPLSAWAETPLNNQDSILIITATQGG, from the coding sequence ATGGAACTTATAATCAACCACACCCGAAAAACATTTGATGTACTTCCTGAGAACCTGGAAGCATTATTGGCTATGGAATTACCTGGAAAAAAGAAAGGTATTGCCGTAGCACTCAACAATCGTATTGTTCCGCTGTCAGCCTGGGCGGAAACTCCTCTTAACAATCAAGATTCAATTTTAATCATTACTGCCACTCAGGGCGGATAA
- the thiC gene encoding phosphomethylpyrimidine synthase ThiC, translated as MAHSITCSPFPNSKKIYVEGKIHPINVAMREIQLSPTKLTNGNFEENAPVTIYDTSGPYTDENAIIDIQKGLPRIREQWILDREDVTILEGITSEYGKARLADPKLDELRFSYDHKPKVAQDGKELTQLYYAKQGIITPEMEYIAIRENQRIEQLATVPKEMACQHIGNSFGANTPKSKITPEFVRDEIAAGRAIIPNNINHPESEPMIIGRNFLVKINANIGNSAVSSSIDEEVEKAVWACRWGADTIMDLSTGKNIHETREWIIRNSPVPIGTVPIYQALEKVKGVPEDLTWEVFKDTLIEQAEQGVSYFTIHAGVLLRYIHLTANRVTGIVSRGGSIMAKWCLYHHKENFLYTHFEEICEIMKKYDVAFSLGDGLRPGSIADANDAAQFAELETLGELTKIAWKHNVQVMIEGPGHVPMHMIKENMEKQLEVCDEAPFYTLGPLTTDIAPGYDHITSGIGAAMIGWFGCAMLCYVTPKEHLGLPNKDDVKVGVITYKLAAHAADLAKGHPGSQYRDNALSKARFEFRWEDQFNLSLDPDTARAYHDETLPADGAKIAHFCSMCGPKFCSMKITQEIRESAEKGMFDKSQEFIEKGKEIYI; from the coding sequence ATGGCTCATTCAATTACATGTTCGCCATTTCCGAACTCAAAGAAAATTTATGTTGAAGGAAAAATTCATCCTATCAATGTAGCAATGCGTGAAATACAACTTAGCCCTACTAAGCTGACTAATGGAAATTTTGAAGAAAATGCTCCGGTAACAATCTATGATACATCAGGACCTTATACCGATGAAAATGCAATCATTGATATTCAGAAAGGACTTCCAAGAATAAGAGAACAATGGATTCTGGACAGAGAAGATGTTACGATTCTGGAAGGAATTACATCTGAATATGGGAAAGCCCGACTGGCAGATCCAAAGCTTGATGAATTGCGTTTTTCTTACGATCATAAACCTAAAGTTGCTCAGGATGGTAAGGAACTGACTCAACTTTATTATGCAAAACAGGGAATCATTACTCCTGAAATGGAATATATTGCGATCAGAGAAAACCAAAGAATAGAACAGCTTGCGACGGTTCCAAAAGAAATGGCTTGTCAACATATCGGAAACAGCTTTGGAGCGAATACTCCCAAAAGCAAAATTACTCCAGAGTTTGTAAGGGATGAAATTGCTGCAGGAAGAGCTATTATCCCGAATAATATCAATCATCCGGAAAGTGAACCGATGATTATAGGACGAAATTTTCTGGTAAAAATCAATGCAAATATCGGAAACAGTGCGGTTTCATCAAGTATTGATGAAGAAGTGGAAAAAGCAGTGTGGGCTTGCCGATGGGGTGCAGATACCATTATGGATCTTTCTACAGGAAAGAATATTCATGAAACCAGAGAATGGATTATCAGAAATAGTCCGGTTCCAATTGGTACTGTTCCGATTTATCAGGCGCTTGAAAAGGTAAAAGGAGTACCTGAAGATTTAACCTGGGAAGTTTTTAAAGATACCTTGATAGAACAGGCAGAACAGGGTGTTTCTTATTTTACCATCCATGCCGGAGTTTTATTAAGATATATTCACCTGACAGCAAACAGAGTAACGGGAATCGTTTCCAGAGGGGGTTCTATTATGGCAAAATGGTGCTTGTATCATCATAAGGAAAACTTTTTATACACTCATTTTGAGGAGATTTGCGAGATCATGAAGAAGTATGATGTGGCTTTTTCATTAGGAGACGGTTTACGTCCTGGATCTATTGCTGATGCCAATGATGCGGCTCAGTTTGCAGAGCTGGAGACATTAGGAGAACTAACAAAAATTGCCTGGAAGCACAACGTACAGGTGATGATTGAAGGCCCTGGACACGTTCCGATGCACATGATCAAAGAAAACATGGAGAAACAATTGGAAGTATGTGATGAAGCACCTTTCTATACTTTAGGTCCCCTAACTACAGATATTGCACCAGGCTATGATCATATCACTTCAGGAATTGGAGCAGCAATGATCGGATGGTTTGGATGTGCAATGCTTTGCTATGTAACCCCGAAAGAACATTTAGGTCTTCCGAATAAAGACGATGTAAAAGTAGGGGTAATTACTTACAAATTAGCAGCCCATGCTGCGGATTTGGCAAAAGGACATCCGGGATCGCAATACAGAGACAACGCATTAAGTAAAGCGAGATTCGAATTCAGATGGGAAGATCAGTTCAATCTTTCGTTAGATCCGGATACCGCCAGAGCTTATCATGACGAAACACTTCCTGCTGATGGAGCTAAAATTGCCCATTTCTGTTCGATGTGCGGGCCAAAATTCTGCTCTATGAAAATCACACAGGAAATTCGTGAGTCTGCAGAGAAAGGAATGTTTGACAAGTCACAAGAGTTTATTGAAAAAGGAAAGGAAATTTATATATGA